From Nitrospira sp., a single genomic window includes:
- a CDS encoding alpha/beta fold hydrolase → MTTNSNKLDIASSFQPPIPLRNAHLMTLVPRYMPRDTSLMGLPQETRFFPVEPQTQLQGFCHWQDDRMASPTAVLVHGLEGSSESRYMRGIAAKAYRAGFNVIRMNQRTCGGTEHLTPTLYNSGLSGDYRTIINELARRDGLDRIWLIGYSMGGNLVLKAGGELGQTQPALAGVAAVCPNINPAVCARALEKPRNFIYHRHFLTRLKLRLRKKAALLPGKWDLSQLDQIATISEFDDRYTAHDGGYRDGADYYNRAGARHVLDAIAVPTLIITAQDDPFIPYSMFTVPTIQRHPHIRVSAPRYGGHCGFFHRGQNGEDSYWAENRIIDFLLGRL, encoded by the coding sequence ATGACAACCAATTCCAACAAACTTGATATCGCCTCGTCATTTCAGCCTCCGATCCCCCTCCGGAATGCTCATCTCATGACTCTTGTCCCTCGCTACATGCCCCGGGACACATCCTTAATGGGATTGCCACAGGAGACTCGGTTCTTTCCTGTTGAGCCACAAACACAGCTTCAGGGATTCTGTCATTGGCAAGACGATCGTATGGCGTCTCCCACAGCAGTCCTGGTTCACGGCCTTGAAGGCTCCAGCGAATCTCGGTATATGCGCGGCATTGCGGCCAAGGCCTATCGAGCTGGCTTTAACGTCATTCGCATGAATCAACGAACATGTGGTGGAACCGAGCATCTCACTCCGACTCTGTATAACAGCGGCTTGAGTGGAGACTACCGCACGATCATCAATGAACTAGCACGCCGAGATGGACTCGACCGCATATGGCTGATCGGGTATTCCATGGGTGGGAATCTCGTCCTGAAAGCGGGAGGCGAGCTGGGCCAAACCCAGCCCGCCCTCGCCGGAGTGGCAGCAGTATGCCCAAATATCAATCCAGCCGTTTGCGCTCGTGCATTGGAGAAGCCTCGCAACTTCATCTATCATCGCCACTTTTTGACTCGCTTGAAGTTGAGGTTGCGGAAAAAGGCGGCGCTATTGCCGGGGAAATGGGATCTGTCCCAACTCGATCAGATCGCCACGATCAGCGAATTTGATGATCGCTACACCGCTCACGACGGAGGCTATCGAGACGGCGCCGATTACTACAACAGAGCGGGCGCACGCCATGTGCTCGATGCCATCGCGGTCCCTACGCTCATCATTACGGCACAAGACGACCCGTTTATTCCCTACTCAATGTTTACCGTACCAACCATTCAGCGGCACCCACACATACGTGTGTCCGCACCTCGCTATGGAGGCCATTGCGGGTTTTTTCACAGAGGCCAAAATGGAGAAGACTCGTATTGGGCGGAGAACAGAATCATAGATTTTCTGCTGGGGCGGCTATGA
- a CDS encoding proteasome subunit alpha: MGMQSDFYQLLKEQGHVFGVPSQAARGQELTTATTILAFKYLDGVLVAGDRRATAGNMVMYDRTDKVLEIDRHSVMAIAGVPATAYEMARILEHSFKYFRRTQLQELSFEGKLRALSKLLKDNVPAALAGTGAVVPIFAGYDLEQESAKIYFYDILGAEFEGADYAVSGSGSPTIRGILHYVNTWGEQPLSAMPEEQATVQALRLLTSAAEFDSATGGVNREAGLYPVIKFITASGVRTMPDAQLKPLFETKVSRHV; encoded by the coding sequence ATGGGTATGCAGAGCGATTTCTATCAGCTGTTGAAAGAACAAGGGCATGTGTTTGGCGTGCCGAGCCAGGCGGCGCGAGGACAGGAACTGACCACAGCTACGACGATCCTTGCGTTCAAGTACCTGGATGGGGTGTTGGTTGCCGGGGACCGGCGTGCGACAGCCGGCAATATGGTGATGTACGACCGCACTGACAAGGTGTTGGAGATCGATCGACATAGTGTCATGGCAATTGCCGGAGTGCCAGCGACCGCGTATGAAATGGCGCGCATACTTGAACATTCGTTCAAGTATTTTCGGCGGACACAGCTTCAGGAACTCAGTTTTGAGGGTAAACTCAGGGCTCTCTCAAAGTTGCTGAAAGACAACGTCCCGGCGGCGCTGGCGGGTACGGGTGCTGTGGTGCCGATCTTTGCCGGGTACGACTTGGAGCAGGAATCGGCAAAGATTTATTTTTACGACATTCTCGGTGCGGAGTTCGAAGGAGCGGACTATGCAGTATCCGGGTCTGGTTCACCGACCATTCGCGGAATCCTACATTACGTGAATACATGGGGTGAACAGCCGCTGAGCGCGATGCCGGAAGAGCAGGCAACTGTTCAGGCATTACGACTGTTGACGAGTGCCGCAGAATTCGATAGCGCGACCGGAGGAGTCAACCGAGAAGCTGGTCTCTATCCGGTGATCAAATTCATTACTGCTTCCGGTGTGCGCACGATGCCGGACGCGCAATTGAAGCCTCTCTTCGAGACAAAGGTTAGTCGCCATGTATGA
- a CDS encoding ubiquitin-like protein UBact: MTHSMMPERREGPVDPMPKSPSPLEEGGGPRRPDTGSPEKDSLMKRMRKVDPKQAERYKQRTGE; the protein is encoded by the coding sequence ATGACACACAGTATGATGCCGGAACGACGTGAGGGGCCAGTTGATCCTATGCCGAAGTCGCCAAGTCCGCTGGAAGAAGGCGGCGGGCCGCGACGGCCCGATACGGGATCGCCCGAGAAGGATAGCCTTATGAAACGGATGCGCAAGGTCGATCCCAAGCAGGCAGAACGGTATAAGCAGCGGACGGGCGAATAG
- a CDS encoding peptidase, translated as MRLFGIETEYGITRDDVPEVDPVVESMELVRAHLDASFERRWDYAGEDPHEDVRGFRASGLQQDREEDEFAQRDTHRPFSFHDMKSDLVLPNGARFYNDHTHPEYSTPECRTLRDLLAQDRAGERIVLRAAERRNRALGGPHLRLYKNNTDFHGHSYGCHDNYLVSRAVPFPDLVAGLMPFLVSRQVIAGAGKVGTEAQESGHVPGWYQLSQRADFMEAELGVDTMHNRPILNTRDEPHADRIKYRRLHLIIGDANMCEYATALKVGTTRLVLDLIERGAMPHIELDQPVAAVKQLSRDPDLKAVVRLKDGRRLSAVELQAQYCEAARRELAGSDEESDWLLNEWSNTLGLLSQDRSQLVGKLDWVTKQWLLETFLREERIGWDDPWLASLDLEYHNINPEQGLYLGLEAEGKAWRMTTDEAIDEAIRNGPSDTRGGLRGLCVQRFPDQIQSMQWEQIQFVGRLRAHSLDMGDLFDPQEVRRCMGVFQCAHSPADALATWRHRKDGEA; from the coding sequence ATGCGTCTTTTTGGCATTGAAACCGAATACGGGATTACGCGCGATGACGTACCGGAGGTGGATCCGGTCGTCGAGTCGATGGAATTGGTGCGGGCCCATCTGGATGCTTCCTTTGAGCGGCGTTGGGACTATGCGGGTGAGGATCCCCATGAGGACGTTCGCGGCTTTCGTGCCTCGGGCTTGCAGCAGGATCGAGAGGAAGATGAGTTCGCACAACGCGATACCCATCGCCCCTTTTCATTCCATGACATGAAGAGTGATCTGGTGTTGCCGAACGGCGCCCGCTTCTACAACGATCACACGCATCCGGAATATTCGACGCCTGAGTGCCGAACACTTCGAGACCTGCTGGCTCAGGACCGCGCGGGGGAACGTATCGTCCTACGCGCCGCCGAGCGACGCAATCGGGCGCTCGGTGGCCCGCATCTCCGGCTGTACAAAAACAACACAGATTTCCATGGCCACAGCTATGGCTGTCACGACAACTATCTCGTCTCGCGGGCCGTTCCCTTTCCGGATCTCGTTGCAGGCTTGATGCCGTTCTTGGTGAGCCGACAAGTCATCGCCGGCGCAGGAAAGGTCGGGACTGAAGCCCAGGAGTCCGGACATGTCCCAGGGTGGTATCAGCTCTCTCAACGCGCCGACTTTATGGAGGCTGAGTTGGGCGTCGATACGATGCACAACCGACCGATTCTCAATACCAGAGATGAGCCTCATGCGGATCGGATAAAATATCGGAGGCTCCATCTCATCATCGGCGATGCCAACATGTGCGAGTATGCAACGGCGCTTAAGGTCGGGACGACCAGGCTTGTGCTCGATCTCATCGAGCGAGGGGCTATGCCTCACATCGAGCTGGATCAGCCGGTGGCTGCCGTGAAACAGTTGTCGCGCGATCCGGACCTGAAAGCAGTGGTTCGTCTCAAAGACGGACGCCGGCTTTCTGCTGTGGAGCTTCAAGCGCAGTACTGTGAGGCGGCACGCCGCGAGTTAGCCGGATCAGACGAAGAGTCGGATTGGCTATTGAATGAGTGGAGTAATACCTTGGGTCTGTTGTCACAAGACCGTTCACAGTTAGTGGGAAAGCTGGATTGGGTCACGAAACAGTGGTTACTCGAGACGTTTCTGCGAGAAGAGCGGATCGGCTGGGACGATCCCTGGTTGGCCAGCTTGGACTTGGAGTATCACAATATCAACCCCGAACAAGGGCTGTACCTGGGATTGGAAGCCGAGGGGAAAGCTTGGCGGATGACGACCGACGAGGCAATTGACGAGGCGATTCGGAACGGCCCAAGCGATACCCGTGGTGGGTTGCGCGGACTTTGCGTACAGCGTTTTCCTGATCAGATTCAATCGATGCAATGGGAACAGATTCAGTTCGTGGGAAGGTTACGCGCACATAGTCTGGACATGGGAGATCTCTTTGATCCGCAAGAAGTCCGACGATGCATGGGTGTTTTCCAATGTGCCCATTCACCGGCTGATGCGCTGGCAACGTGGCGACACAGGAAGGATGGTGAGGCATGA
- a CDS encoding AAA family ATPase, translating into MGDRRAPKQDESNNRSDEPALKTDTDPLELIEQCLSSFPEGDARQKLLYKLRHAVTLSQAAHQQRELEFKKVGEVVAKLTAPANRIGILLDIPGTGLARIVVGGAEYYANVDPRVSDTDLKIGTQILVNEAYAVIKTLGYDQNGPILKLAEAMPDGRLRFEQEMGRQSLILQRSTDLVGVELKTGDEIRIDPSHRVAIEKLGDRKASRHVLDETPNITWEQIGGQNEAIAAIRKAIEYPLLHAKTFERFKFSQPKGFLLYGPPGCGKTLIGQAAAGSLAKLVSESKPEHQPDGDTRPPVTGGAFLHVKGPEILNMWLGESERMVRDLFEQARARRRDGALPFIFIDEAESILGTRRAMRSFNISNTLVPMFCSEMDGIESLHDVVIILASNRPDLIDPAVLRPGRIDRKIKVSRPNRDAAAEIMRVYLTSDLPLDPALVQERGGEQVRAVASLVEDIIESIFRRTEDNRLLSIRLRSGQNKVLYRGDLVSGAILASIVQRAKEKAIDRTVQSGQPSGLQPKDFLDSVSAEFREGDMLPPDDAAEEWLKLLDHHPEQVIGVSSFRRGRQTEERLVNQII; encoded by the coding sequence ATGGGTGATCGTAGAGCTCCTAAACAGGATGAATCCAACAATCGGAGCGATGAGCCGGCACTGAAGACAGACACCGATCCGCTTGAGTTGATTGAGCAATGTCTGTCCTCATTTCCTGAGGGGGATGCTCGCCAGAAGCTTTTGTATAAGCTGCGCCATGCGGTGACGCTGTCTCAAGCTGCCCATCAGCAACGTGAACTGGAATTCAAGAAAGTCGGCGAGGTCGTTGCCAAACTGACGGCACCGGCCAATCGAATCGGCATCTTGCTGGATATTCCAGGTACGGGACTCGCCCGCATCGTCGTCGGTGGGGCTGAGTACTATGCCAACGTGGACCCCCGCGTTTCCGATACTGATCTGAAGATCGGAACTCAGATTCTGGTCAATGAAGCCTACGCAGTGATCAAGACGCTCGGGTACGATCAGAATGGGCCGATCTTGAAACTGGCCGAGGCTATGCCTGATGGACGGTTGCGGTTTGAACAGGAGATGGGCCGACAATCATTGATTCTACAGCGGTCGACCGATCTCGTCGGCGTGGAGCTCAAGACAGGTGATGAGATCCGCATCGATCCTAGCCACCGTGTGGCGATCGAGAAATTGGGCGATCGCAAAGCAAGTCGACATGTCCTAGACGAAACCCCGAACATTACTTGGGAGCAGATTGGTGGACAGAATGAGGCAATCGCTGCTATTCGGAAGGCGATTGAGTATCCACTGCTTCATGCCAAGACCTTTGAGCGGTTCAAGTTTTCCCAACCCAAAGGTTTTCTTCTCTACGGGCCGCCCGGATGCGGGAAGACCCTTATCGGGCAAGCAGCCGCTGGTAGCTTGGCCAAGCTGGTCAGCGAATCCAAGCCAGAGCACCAACCCGATGGGGACACGCGTCCGCCGGTGACAGGCGGAGCATTCCTGCATGTAAAGGGGCCTGAAATCCTCAACATGTGGCTGGGGGAATCGGAACGGATGGTTCGTGACCTCTTCGAGCAAGCGAGGGCAAGACGCCGGGACGGCGCGTTGCCGTTTATCTTCATCGACGAAGCGGAGTCGATTTTGGGAACGCGCCGCGCCATGCGTTCCTTCAATATCTCGAACACGCTCGTGCCAATGTTCTGCAGCGAAATGGATGGGATCGAGTCGCTGCATGACGTCGTCATCATCTTGGCTTCTAACCGCCCCGACTTGATTGATCCGGCGGTGCTGCGCCCAGGCCGCATTGATCGGAAAATCAAAGTCAGCCGACCGAATAGGGATGCCGCAGCTGAGATTATGAGGGTCTATTTAACATCTGATCTGCCGCTGGATCCTGCGTTGGTCCAGGAACGAGGCGGTGAGCAGGTGCGAGCGGTGGCCTCGCTTGTTGAGGACATCATCGAATCCATCTTTCGTCGAACGGAGGATAATCGGCTGCTGTCGATCAGGCTCAGGAGCGGGCAAAACAAGGTGCTCTACCGTGGTGATCTGGTGAGCGGAGCCATCTTGGCGTCGATTGTTCAGCGTGCCAAGGAAAAGGCGATCGACCGTACGGTTCAGTCGGGGCAGCCGTCTGGCTTGCAACCCAAAGACTTCTTGGATTCCGTCTCAGCAGAATTTCGAGAGGGTGACATGTTGCCGCCGGACGATGCGGCGGAGGAGTGGCTGAAACTGCTGGATCATCACCCGGAACAGGTTATTGGGGTTTCGTCGTTCCGGCGGGGGCGTCAGACCGAAGAACGCCTCGTGAATCAGATCATTTGA